Below is a window of Moorella thermoacetica DNA.
ATGATAAAAATACCAATTTTACCGGGCCCGGTATACCTTTCCCCAGAATCAACACTATAAACATCTTCTTTATTTAACACTTTTCAAGGAGGTCGCCTTTTTGGCTCCTGTACAGCTCGATCTGGCCTGGCAACAGGCCTTAACGATTCTCGAAAAACAGGTCAGCACCCCTGCCCTGGAAACATGGTTTTACGAAGCCCGGCCGGTTACCATGCAGGGCAATACCCTGGTCCTGGCTGTAGCCAACGAATTTGCCCGGGACTACATCCAGAGCCGCTATTATCCCCTTATCCAGGAAGCACTGCAACAGGTCCTGGGGCGAAAAATTATCAAAATCCAGGTAATCTGCTTCCCTCTCTCAAGTTCAAACCAGCGCCAGGAACCGGAACTGGAGGATCCCAGTCTCCCCCCCCTCAACCCTAAATATACCTTTGAAACCTTTGTTGTGGGTAACAGCAACCGTTTTGCCCATGCAGCCTGCCTGGCCGTAGCCGAATCGCCAGCCAGTTCTTATAATCCGCTATTTATCTACGGGGGCGTAGGTCTTGGCAAAACCCACCTGATGCAGGCCATCGGCCATCGGGTTCGCCAGCATTTACCAGAACTCCGGGTAATGTACATCTCTTCGGAAAAATTCACGAACGACTTGATTAATGCTATTAAGGATAAGGCTACAGAACAGTTCCGCACCAAGTATCGCAATATCGATGTTTTATTAATTGATGATATCCAATTTTTAGCAAAAAAAGAGAGTACCCAGGAAGAGTTCTTCCATACTTTTAATCATTTATATGAGGCAAATAAACAAATAATCATCTCCAGTGACCGGCCGCCCAAGGAAATTCCCACCCTGGAAGACCGCCTGCGTTCCCGCTTCGAGTGGGGCCTGATCACCGATATCCAACCGCCTGATCTGGAAACCAGGATGGCTATTTTACGCAAAAAAGCTGTTGCCGAGGGTATTAACCTGCCGGATGAAGTCATGTTCTTTATAGCTCAAAAAATTGATTCTAACATTCGAGAGCTGGAGGGGGCCCTCATCCGGGTTGCTGCTTACGCCAATTTTACCAAAAAAGAAATAAC
It encodes the following:
- the dnaA gene encoding chromosomal replication initiator protein DnaA; amino-acid sequence: MAPVQLDLAWQQALTILEKQVSTPALETWFYEARPVTMQGNTLVLAVANEFARDYIQSRYYPLIQEALQQVLGRKIIKIQVICFPLSSSNQRQEPELEDPSLPPLNPKYTFETFVVGNSNRFAHAACLAVAESPASSYNPLFIYGGVGLGKTHLMQAIGHRVRQHLPELRVMYISSEKFTNDLINAIKDKATEQFRTKYRNIDVLLIDDIQFLAKKESTQEEFFHTFNHLYEANKQIIISSDRPPKEIPTLEDRLRSRFEWGLITDIQPPDLETRMAILRKKAVAEGINLPDEVMFFIAQKIDSNIRELEGALIRVAAYANFTKKEITPGLAEEILKDVLDLARPKPITIRLIQETVANYFNLKVEDLKAKKRTRSVAYPRQIAMYLCRELTESSLPDIGKEFGGRDHTTVLHAYDKIRDDLNTDPSLPQVIAQIRQQLRNQ